Proteins encoded by one window of Maliibacterium massiliense:
- a CDS encoding glutamine synthetase III, whose protein sequence is MEHFGEYVFDDAVMRTRISAHAYEEFHRVIDEGIPMDIDLADEVAHAMCAWAVEKGATHYTHWFQPLTGFTAEKHDAFLSPSPEGPICEFSGRELIRGESDASSFPSGGLRATFEARGYTAWDCTSPAFVKKDVSGVTALCIPTAFCSYTGEALDNKTPLLRSVEALRRQAGRVLRALGRGDVGHVNVSVGAEQEYFLVRKDLYAKRKDLIYTGRTLFGARPPKGQELSDQYYGVIRPVVSEFMAELNEELWKLGVYAKTQHNEGAPAQHELAPVYSQVNSAADHNQLIMEMMRKVADRHNLVCLLHEKPFEGVNGSGKHNNWSLCTDTGENLLKPGKDPAGNITFLVFFMAVIAAVDEYAPLLRMACAGAGNDQRLGGHEAPPPIISIFLGEPLTEMLESIAGGENAVAQYRKQVMSIGVSTMPLLHRDNTDRNRTSPFAFTGNKFEFRMVGAPAAIATPNIVINTIVAEYLARAADALEGAPNMREAAYALVRSWVNAHRRIIFNGNNYTEEWVQEAKKRGLPILPSSVEAIEQLEQPEMQQVFARHQVFTQVELHSRAEIMRQNYIKTIKIEAYTMLEMARKQILPCGMTMIDRLADTVCKMKATGMRLDDSAQREHLEALVGVVRSVKSSIDHLQHVMEGVAPYKEDTRRLARYYQQQVLQAMAQLRSVCDKLEVLTARELWPIPTYGELLYYV, encoded by the coding sequence TTGGAACACTTTGGCGAGTATGTATTTGATGATGCGGTGATGCGCACGCGCATCAGCGCGCACGCGTATGAGGAATTCCATCGCGTGATCGATGAGGGCATCCCCATGGATATCGATTTGGCCGACGAGGTGGCGCACGCCATGTGTGCCTGGGCGGTTGAAAAGGGCGCGACCCACTACACGCACTGGTTTCAGCCGCTGACCGGCTTTACCGCCGAGAAGCACGACGCCTTTCTGTCCCCCTCGCCTGAGGGCCCCATCTGCGAGTTTTCCGGCAGGGAGCTGATCCGCGGCGAGTCGGATGCCTCGAGCTTTCCCTCCGGCGGCCTGCGCGCCACCTTCGAGGCGCGCGGCTACACCGCCTGGGACTGCACCTCGCCAGCCTTTGTTAAAAAGGACGTCTCAGGCGTCACGGCGCTGTGCATCCCCACGGCGTTTTGCTCCTACACCGGAGAGGCGCTGGATAACAAGACGCCCCTGCTGCGCTCGGTGGAGGCGCTCCGCCGCCAGGCGGGGCGCGTGCTGCGCGCGCTGGGGCGCGGCGACGTGGGCCACGTCAACGTCTCGGTGGGCGCCGAGCAGGAGTATTTTCTGGTGCGCAAGGACCTTTACGCCAAGCGCAAGGACCTGATCTACACTGGGCGCACCCTCTTTGGCGCCCGCCCGCCCAAGGGGCAGGAGCTTTCCGATCAATACTACGGCGTCATCCGGCCTGTGGTCTCGGAGTTTATGGCGGAGCTCAACGAGGAGCTGTGGAAGCTGGGCGTGTACGCCAAAACGCAGCACAACGAGGGGGCGCCCGCGCAGCACGAGCTTGCGCCGGTGTACAGCCAGGTCAACAGCGCAGCGGACCACAACCAGCTCATCATGGAGATGATGCGCAAGGTGGCCGACCGGCACAACCTGGTGTGCTTGCTGCACGAAAAGCCCTTTGAAGGGGTCAACGGCTCGGGCAAGCACAACAACTGGTCGCTCTGTACGGATACGGGGGAGAACCTGCTCAAGCCGGGCAAGGACCCGGCCGGCAACATCACGTTTCTGGTGTTCTTTATGGCGGTTATCGCCGCGGTGGACGAATACGCGCCGCTATTGCGCATGGCCTGCGCAGGGGCGGGCAACGACCAGCGCCTGGGCGGGCATGAGGCGCCGCCGCCCATCATATCCATCTTCCTGGGCGAACCGCTCACCGAGATGCTCGAGTCCATCGCCGGCGGGGAAAACGCCGTGGCGCAGTACCGCAAGCAGGTGATGAGCATCGGCGTGTCCACCATGCCGCTGCTGCACCGGGACAATACCGACCGCAACCGCACCTCGCCCTTTGCGTTTACGGGCAACAAGTTCGAGTTCCGCATGGTGGGCGCGCCCGCGGCCATCGCCACGCCCAATATCGTGATCAACACCATTGTTGCGGAGTACCTCGCCCGCGCGGCCGACGCGCTGGAGGGAGCCCCGAACATGCGGGAGGCGGCCTATGCGCTGGTGCGAAGCTGGGTGAACGCGCACCGTCGCATCATCTTCAATGGCAACAACTACACGGAGGAATGGGTGCAGGAGGCTAAAAAACGCGGTCTGCCCATCCTTCCATCCTCCGTGGAGGCTATCGAGCAGCTGGAGCAGCCCGAGATGCAGCAGGTCTTTGCGCGCCATCAGGTCTTTACCCAGGTGGAGCTGCATTCCCGCGCGGAGATCATGCGGCAGAACTACATCAAAACCATTAAGATCGAAGCCTACACCATGCTGGAGATGGCCCGCAAGCAGATCCTGCCCTGCGGCATGACCATGATCGACCGGCTGGCCGATACCGTCTGCAAAATGAAGGCCACGGGCATGCGGCTGGATGATTCCGCCCAGCGGGAGCATTTGGAGGCGCTGGTGGGCGTGGTGCGCAGCGTGAAGTCCAGCATTGACCACCTACAGCACGTGATGGAGGGCGTGGCGCCCTACAAGGAGGATACCCGCCGCTTGGCGCGCTACTACCAGCAGCAGGTGCTGCAGGCGATGGCTCAGCTGCGCAGCGTGTGCGATAAGCTGGAGGTGCTCACCGCGCGGGAGCTGTGGCCGATTCCCACCTACGGCGAGCTGCTCTACTACGTGTAA
- a CDS encoding glycosyltransferase has product MEKKRVLFMSVTAGQGHNSTCRAVMDSLQAQGVDCAMIDTMAYLGRGISKTVDKGYLGMVRFTPDMFGYFYRSMLTVKNPATREGQRVKRRLQRAVQAILSKKIIDYVTRFRPDVVVCSHMFAAFVCDALRAKGYLNAPAMIIVTDYTVHPYVEMTDMDYYVLASDLLLYQALCRGIPREKLLPFGIPVHARFSQRHNKEEMRENLGWENRRTLLIMGGSMGHGDIKHVVKKLDAMRETDFQMAVVCGKNKRTLRAISELETRKKVYCYGFTNQVADMMDASDVLITKPGGLTTSEALAKVLPLVLFSPIHGQEDFNLEFFTNNGMAMRVSDFVDVDEAVYQLLHGEGVLSRMRQAQHCLHVNQATSRLCAFITRLAQGEKLHADSVPVVPDDIP; this is encoded by the coding sequence ATGGAGAAAAAACGCGTACTGTTTATGTCGGTGACGGCGGGGCAGGGGCACAACAGCACCTGCCGCGCGGTGATGGATTCCCTGCAGGCGCAGGGGGTCGATTGCGCCATGATCGATACCATGGCGTACCTGGGCCGCGGCATCAGCAAGACCGTGGATAAGGGCTATTTGGGCATGGTGCGCTTTACGCCCGATATGTTCGGCTACTTTTACCGCTCGATGCTCACGGTCAAAAACCCCGCCACGCGCGAGGGGCAGCGTGTCAAGCGCCGCCTGCAGCGCGCGGTGCAGGCCATCCTTAGCAAAAAAATCATCGATTACGTCACCAGATTCAGGCCCGACGTGGTGGTGTGTAGCCACATGTTTGCCGCCTTTGTGTGCGACGCGCTGCGCGCCAAGGGCTACCTCAACGCGCCGGCGATGATCATCGTCACCGATTACACCGTGCATCCATACGTGGAGATGACGGATATGGACTACTACGTGCTGGCGTCCGACCTGCTGCTCTACCAGGCGCTTTGCCGGGGCATCCCCCGCGAAAAGCTGCTGCCTTTCGGCATTCCGGTGCATGCGCGCTTCTCCCAGCGGCATAATAAGGAAGAGATGCGCGAAAACCTGGGCTGGGAGAACAGGCGCACCCTGCTGATCATGGGGGGCAGCATGGGCCACGGCGATATCAAGCACGTGGTCAAAAAGCTCGACGCCATGCGCGAGACGGATTTCCAGATGGCGGTGGTGTGCGGCAAAAACAAGCGCACGCTGCGCGCCATATCGGAATTGGAGACGCGCAAAAAGGTCTACTGCTACGGCTTTACCAACCAGGTGGCCGATATGATGGACGCAAGCGACGTGCTCATCACCAAGCCGGGCGGGCTGACCACCTCCGAGGCGCTGGCCAAGGTGCTGCCGCTGGTACTGTTTTCGCCCATCCACGGGCAGGAGGACTTTAACCTGGAGTTTTTCACCAACAATGGCATGGCCATGCGCGTGTCAGATTTTGTGGATGTGGACGAGGCGGTCTACCAGCTGCTGCACGGCGAGGGGGTGCTCTCACGCATGCGCCAGGCGCAGCACTGCCTGCACGTCAACCAGGCCACCAGCCGCTTGTGCGCCTTTATCACGCGGCTTGCGCAGGGGGAAAAGCTGCACGCGGACAGCGTGCCCGTGGTGCCGGACGATATCCCATAA
- the epsC gene encoding serine O-acetyltransferase EpsC, with protein MFKNWLLDVRAVLERDPAARSWLEVVLCYPGYKALRRHRWAHFLYRHGHYLWARMVSNRTRRITGIDIHPGATIGRAVFIDHGLGVVIGETAVIGDYVTLYQGSTLGGTGKDTGKRHPTVEDHVVIGAGAKVLGPFTVGAHSKIGAGAVVLKEVPPYCTVVGNPGQIVRHKGRVVPRNEVDLEHTQLPDPVHEQLAALQRRVELLERGGRSVHIED; from the coding sequence ATGTTTAAAAATTGGCTGCTAGATGTCCGCGCCGTGCTGGAGCGGGACCCCGCGGCGCGCTCCTGGCTGGAGGTCGTGCTCTGCTACCCTGGCTACAAGGCGCTGCGCCGACACCGCTGGGCGCACTTTCTCTACCGACACGGCCACTATCTGTGGGCGCGCATGGTCTCCAACCGCACCCGCCGCATCACGGGCATCGATATCCACCCCGGCGCGACGATTGGGCGCGCGGTGTTCATTGACCACGGCCTGGGCGTGGTGATCGGCGAGACCGCGGTGATTGGCGATTACGTCACCCTCTACCAGGGCTCTACCTTGGGCGGCACCGGCAAGGATACCGGCAAGCGCCACCCAACAGTAGAGGATCACGTGGTCATCGGCGCGGGCGCCAAGGTGCTGGGCCCCTTTACCGTGGGGGCACACAGCAAGATCGGCGCGGGCGCGGTGGTGCTCAAGGAGGTCCCGCCCTACTGCACCGTGGTGGGCAACCCGGGCCAGATCGTGCGCCACAAGGGCCGCGTGGTGCCGCGCAACGAGGTGGATTTGGAGCACACCCAGCTGCCCGACCCCGTCCACGAACAGCTCGCGGCGCTGCAGCGGCGCGTGGAGCTGCTCGAGCGCGGCGGCCGCTCGGTGCACATCGAGGACTGA